In Chloracidobacterium sp., one genomic interval encodes:
- a CDS encoding tyrosine--tRNA ligase has translation MTIDEQLEFLKKGTVDLIREEDLRKKLERSERTGKPLRVKLGLDPTAPDIHLGHTVVIRKLKAFQDLGHTVIFLIGDFTGMIGDPSGKNITRPPLSREEVNANAETYKKQMFKLLDPEKTELRFNGEWMDKFTAADFVKLCARTTVKQILERDDFAKRLAEEKPISLHELLYPLTQGYDSVALNADVELGGTDQKFNLLMGRNLQREYEQEPQVIITTPLLEGLDGVNKMSKSLNNYIGIEDAADEMFGKVMSISDELMWRYYELLTDLSPSEISGLKAEISNGKNPRDLKVNLAKLIIKDFHSQADADAAEEEFVKRFVQKEVPDEVEVMTLAAGEYALAQLLVDTGLTASKGEARRLIDQGGVKVDGEKAGSATAPVAVDAEGVLLQVGKRRFLRAKAQR, from the coding sequence ATGACCATTGACGAGCAGCTTGAATTTTTAAAGAAGGGCACGGTTGACCTGATACGCGAGGAAGACCTGCGCAAGAAACTTGAACGAAGCGAACGCACAGGCAAGCCTTTGCGTGTGAAGCTCGGGCTTGATCCGACGGCGCCGGATATTCATCTCGGGCATACGGTGGTGATCCGCAAATTGAAGGCGTTTCAGGATCTCGGCCACACGGTGATCTTCCTTATCGGTGATTTTACGGGAATGATCGGCGACCCTTCGGGCAAGAACATCACGCGGCCGCCGCTCTCGCGTGAAGAGGTGAACGCGAACGCAGAGACCTATAAAAAGCAGATGTTCAAGCTGCTTGACCCGGAAAAGACCGAGCTGCGGTTCAACGGCGAATGGATGGACAAATTCACCGCGGCAGATTTTGTAAAGCTCTGTGCGCGAACGACCGTCAAACAGATACTCGAACGCGATGATTTCGCCAAGCGATTGGCTGAAGAAAAGCCGATCTCGCTTCACGAACTGCTCTATCCCCTGACGCAAGGCTATGACAGCGTTGCCCTAAATGCTGACGTCGAGCTGGGCGGAACCGATCAGAAATTCAACCTCTTGATGGGCCGCAACCTCCAGCGTGAATACGAACAGGAGCCGCAGGTCATAATCACGACGCCGCTGCTCGAAGGCCTCGACGGCGTCAATAAAATGTCGAAGTCTCTCAATAACTACATCGGCATCGAAGACGCGGCTGATGAGATGTTCGGCAAGGTGATGTCGATCTCGGACGAGCTTATGTGGCGGTATTATGAACTGCTCACTGATCTGTCACCATCTGAAATTTCAGGCCTCAAAGCCGAGATCTCGAACGGCAAAAATCCCCGTGATCTGAAAGTGAACCTTGCAAAGCTCATCATCAAGGACTTCCATTCGCAGGCGGATGCCGACGCAGCAGAGGAGGAATTCGTCAAGCGCTTTGTGCAGAAAGAAGTGCCCGATGAGGTCGAAGTAATGACACTCGCGGCAGGCGAATATGCCCTCGCCCAACTGCTTGTGGATACAGGGCTTACGGCGTCAAAAGGCGAGGCACGACGCCTCATTGATCAAGGCGGCGTAAAGGTGGACGGCGAAAAGGCAGGTTCGGCAACCGCACCCGTAGCGGTAGATGCGGAAGGAGTGCTGCTTCAGGTCGGCAAGCGTCGTTTCTTGCGTGCCAAGGCGCAGCGTTAA
- a CDS encoding type II toxin-antitoxin system VapC family toxin, producing the protein MMYLLDTCVISEIIKPIPELKVVNWIKSKEPEVLFLSVFTISEIMRGIERLDATKRRSKLEQWLDDIKTVYKGKTLDFDIESAEIWGKMRGRADKTGAPISPFDSQIAAIAIKHGLIIATRNINDFDRTGVELFNPWAK; encoded by the coding sequence ATGATGTACTTGCTCGATACCTGTGTCATTTCGGAGATCATCAAACCGATACCTGAACTAAAAGTTGTAAATTGGATCAAGTCGAAAGAGCCGGAAGTGTTGTTTTTGTCGGTCTTTACGATAAGTGAAATCATGCGCGGGATCGAAAGGCTCGATGCAACAAAGCGTAGATCAAAGCTGGAGCAATGGCTTGATGATATAAAGACCGTTTATAAAGGGAAAACGCTCGATTTCGATATCGAATCTGCCGAAATTTGGGGTAAAATGCGCGGCCGTGCCGATAAAACAGGAGCTCCGATATCGCCATTTGATTCGCAGATCGCCGCCATCGCCATTAAACATGGGCTTATAATCGCAACCAGAAACATAAACGATTTTGATAGAACAGGAGTTGAGCTATTTAACCCATGGGCAAAATAA
- a CDS encoding type II toxin-antitoxin system prevent-host-death family antitoxin: MIADAAKGEPQIITKNGKETAVVISIEEYHNKFSGKKKKKKEQNFIEFLLDNPFRKYGIELDLTRDNIPDRPPLDLSEDTE; this comes from the coding sequence GTGATCGCCGACGCGGCGAAGGGCGAACCGCAGATAATCACCAAAAACGGCAAGGAAACTGCGGTCGTGATCTCAATTGAGGAATACCACAATAAATTTAGCGGGAAGAAGAAAAAGAAAAAAGAACAGAATTTTATCGAATTCTTGCTCGACAATCCTTTCCGTAAATATGGTATAGAGCTCGATCTGACGCGCGATAATATTCCGGATCGCCCTCCTCTTGATCTCAGTGAGGATACCGAATGA
- a CDS encoding helix-turn-helix transcriptional regulator — MKKRVKTYTISAVAEMYEIHPQTLRLYEREGLLKPSRSVGNTRLYEDTDLERLEVILSLTRDLGVNLAGVEIILNMRSKMDEMQREFERFFEYLRNHAYEFSRSDEPERSGQALIPLSRLRMINKRH; from the coding sequence ATGAAGAAGCGTGTCAAAACTTATACGATCAGTGCGGTCGCTGAGATGTACGAGATACATCCGCAGACGCTGCGGCTGTATGAGCGTGAGGGCCTTTTGAAGCCGTCGCGTTCGGTGGGCAATACACGGCTTTACGAAGATACCGACCTTGAACGCCTTGAGGTCATACTGTCGCTGACACGCGACCTCGGCGTAAATCTCGCGGGCGTCGAGATCATCCTCAATATGCGCTCAAAGATGGATGAGATGCAGCGTGAGTTCGAGCGATTCTTTGAGTATCTGCGCAACCACGCCTACGAATTCTCGCGGTCGGACGAGCCTGAAAGGTCGGGCCAGGCATTGATACCGCTCTCACGCTTGCGGATGATAAACAAACGGCATTAA